The Scatophagus argus isolate fScaArg1 chromosome 4, fScaArg1.pri, whole genome shotgun sequence DNA window AGTGCTGATAAGTGACAAGTCCCAGCTCAGTGACCCACAGACTGACACTTGTCTCACTACAGCCTGCAGCGGGCCCTTCCACTGATGGGCCTCAGGGACTTCCAGAGACTTGAGGCCGATCTCGTCACGTTGTTTTTGCTGTCGTTGTTGTTGTGACTGTTGATGGAGTGAGAGATGAATCCACAGAGAATATTGGAGATCTGCTTCAGCTGAACGTGACCAGACCAGCCAGTGAAGGTCCGCCTTCTTGTGTTGTGATTGGTCGATTTCCAAGAAGGCTGACAATGTAGAAAAATTGTTCTCAGAAGAGCTCCAGTAGTGAAAAGGTCCAtgaaacacacccacactgtgtcctctgagcaataactgcttttatttactgCATGATGAAGCCAGGCTGTGGGGCCATGCGAGGTGAGGGCCTCTGAGGCAAAGCAGGAGGGTACTGAGATAGAAAGTGGCTCGGGTAGCCAGAGGAGACGCTGGGAAAAGGTTGGCCCGTTCTGGGAGGAATTGGTGGGTATGGAGATGCCGAATAAAAGACAGGAGGCTGGGGGTCAGCGGCTGGAGCTGGAACTGGATTTAGAATTGGGGCTGGCTgggatggaggaggtgggggtttCCTCCTTGGCTGAGCAATGGGGGAAGCGTTACTGCTTGCCTcggagaggagggaggaagacgAGGGTCTGGCTGCCGCTGACACATCTTGAGATCGTGAGGTAGGGACAGATGCCTGGGGGATTCGCTGGCCCTGCAGCACCAtctcctgcagcttctcaaTCTTCACCCTTCTCAAGTGGGccagcttcctgctgctttgGTAGGTATCAATGAAGGACTCCAGGGTCATTTCACCATCCAGGAATGAATCAGCCATATTCTGTTGACAGAAGTAAAGAGATTTGGGAGAATCTTAAGACTTTCCTAATTTTTATTAAACACGTATTCATGAAGGTGGAAACAACATGCAGGGAAAAGTTTGGTAGgatttcacatttaaacatgatGAAGTAAAGGTTATTTCTTTGATCaaccatttattcatttaagttAAATAATAATGGCAAAGTATTTGTGTGGTCAAACTGTTTTGACGGTGACCAAAGCAAAGCGTATGTTGACCGAGATCTATAAAACATGTACTTGCACATTCAAACAATGACAAATCTCATCCATCCTCCATCcatctgtttgtgcatgtacagGCTCATTTACATACAGTAACTCCCCACTACATACTTGTGCTGTGTAACAGCAACAGTCTTGGCAAGGAGTATCATGATACAGGTGTTAAGATTCAATACAATGCAATACTGTGATTAAGGCGATTTATCATTTCACAGGCCTGCGTTCTTTGTGCTTA harbors:
- the vps37ba gene encoding VPS37B subunit of ESCRT-I a — translated: MSSFSNRFSAYTMTQLNEILEDDVKLTKMVQEMDEMQEVQQSKEMTLVNNRTLAEQNLALQPRLEHKKEQLTKSYSCLQENFESYQLRKSTLDQKSGNTSLDTLLALLQAEGAKIEEETENMADSFLDGEMTLESFIDTYQSSRKLAHLRRVKIEKLQEMVLQGQRIPQASVPTSRSQDVSAAARPSSSSLLSEASSNASPIAQPRRKPPPPPSQPAPILNPVPAPAADPQPPVFYSASPYPPIPPRTGQPFPSVSSGYPSHFLSQYPPALPQRPSPRMAPQPGFIMQ